Proteins encoded in a region of the Benincasa hispida cultivar B227 chromosome 2, ASM972705v1, whole genome shotgun sequence genome:
- the LOC120072308 gene encoding pentatricopeptide repeat-containing protein At5g66520-like isoform X2 translates to MQSAVSSNSVLFPTWTTLLTGYAQLGFVDEGLRVFQSMPEHNSASWNAMISCFVQNNRFHEAFSLFNRMRLEKVVLEKYVAASMLSACTGLGALEQGKWIHRYIKRNGIELDSKLATTLIDMYCKCGCLDCAFEVFVHLPEKGISSWNCMIGGMAMHGKGEAAIELFKEMETKTVKPDNITFLNVLSACAHSGLVEKGRYYFCHFTQVYGLEPRAEHYGCMVDLYGRAGMLEEAMKVINEMPMSPDVGVLGAFVGACKIHGNIELGEEIGKRVIELEPTNSGRYVLLGNLYAEAGRWEGVAEVRKLMNDREVKKAAGVSMIELEGVVYEFIAGGRNHPEAKEIYAKLNDMLEYIRTEGYVAENGIEEEKDNPVYYHSEKLAIAFGLLKTKAGEMLRITKNLRVCKDCHQALKLVSKVFQRKIIVRDRNRFHHFATGECSCNDYW, encoded by the exons ATGCAATCGGCCGTCTCATCAAATTCTGTGCTGTTTCCAA CTTGGACTACTTTGCTTACTGGGTATGCTCAATTGGGATTTGTAGATGAAGGTTTACGAGTTTTCCAGTCGATGCCTGAACATAACTCTGCTTCTTGGAATGCTATGATATCTTGTTTTGTTCAAAACAATAGATTTCATGAGGCATTTAGTTTGTTTAATAGGATGAGATTAGAGAAAGTTGTTTTGGAGAAATATGTGGCTGCTAGTATGTTATCAGCTTGTACAGGATTAGGAGCACTTGAACAAGGGAAATGGATACATAGATACATTAAGAGAAATGGGATTGAATTGGATTCAAAACTTGCAACTACATTGATTGATATGTATTGTAAATGTGGTTGTTTGGATTGTGCTTTTGAAGTGTTTGTTCATTTACCTGAAAAAGGGATTTCTTCATGGAATTGTATGATTGGAGGGATGGCTATGCATGGGAAAGGAGAGGCTGCTATTGAACTTTTTAAAGAGATGGAGACCAAAACGGTGAAACCAGACAACATAACCTTCCTTAATGTACTAAGTGCTTGTGCCCACTCTGGATTAGTCGAAAAGGGGCGATACTATTTCTGTCATTTTACTCAAGTGTACGGTCTTGAACCCAGAGCTGAGCATTACGGATGCATGGTTGATTTGTACGGACGAGCCGGGATGTTGGAGGAAGCAATGAAGGTCATAAATGAGATGCCCATGAGTCCTGATGTAGGTGTGTTAGGTGCCTTTGTTGGAGCTTGTAAAATTCATGGGAACATAGAGTTGGGAGAGGAAATAGGGAAGAGAGTGATAGAACTAGAGCCTACAAATAGCGGGCGTTACGTACTACTCGGAAATCTATACGCCGAGGCAGGTAGATGGGAAGGTGTTGCAGAAGTAAGAAAGTTAATGAATGATAGAGAAGTGAAGAAGGCTGCTGGAGTTTCCATGATTGAATTGGAAGGTGTGGTGTATGAATTTATAGCAGGAGGAAGGAATCATCCTGAAGCAAAGGAAATTTATGCTAAACTTAATGATATGTTAGAATATATAAGAACTGAAGGATATGTAGCAGAGAATGGAATTGAGGAGGAGAAGGATAATCCTGTTTATTACCATAGTGAGAAACTGGCCATTGCTTTTGGGTTGCTCAAAACTAAAGCAGGGGAAATGCTTAGAATTACTAAGAATCTGAGGGTTTGTAAGGACTGTCACCAAGCTTTGAAGCTTGTTTCCAAggtttttcaaagaaaaatcattGTAAGAGACAGAAATCGTTTCCATCATTTTGCTACTGGAGAGTGTTCTTGTAATGATTATTGGTAA
- the LOC120072308 gene encoding pentatricopeptide repeat-containing protein At5g66520-like isoform X1, with product MASLLPLHPTASLPNSPKFNPSPLFHALNSCSSMSELKQFHSQIIRFGLSTDNNAIGRLIKFCAVSKYGDLHYALLLFNSIPYPDAFIYNTLIRGYLQSESPKSSLLSYLQMLHNSVLPNKFTFPSLIRACCIDNAVKEGKQIHAHVVKFGFTTDRFTNNNLIHMYANFQSLEEARRVFDCIELPDVVAWTTLLTGYAQLGFVDEGLRVFQSMPEHNSASWNAMISCFVQNNRFHEAFSLFNRMRLEKVVLEKYVAASMLSACTGLGALEQGKWIHRYIKRNGIELDSKLATTLIDMYCKCGCLDCAFEVFVHLPEKGISSWNCMIGGMAMHGKGEAAIELFKEMETKTVKPDNITFLNVLSACAHSGLVEKGRYYFCHFTQVYGLEPRAEHYGCMVDLYGRAGMLEEAMKVINEMPMSPDVGVLGAFVGACKIHGNIELGEEIGKRVIELEPTNSGRYVLLGNLYAEAGRWEGVAEVRKLMNDREVKKAAGVSMIELEGVVYEFIAGGRNHPEAKEIYAKLNDMLEYIRTEGYVAENGIEEEKDNPVYYHSEKLAIAFGLLKTKAGEMLRITKNLRVCKDCHQALKLVSKVFQRKIIVRDRNRFHHFATGECSCNDYW from the coding sequence ATGGCTTCACTTCTTCCCCTTCATCCCACTGCATCTCTTCCCAACTCCCCAAAATTTAACCCATCACCCCTCTTCCACGCCCTCAATTCATGCTCATCAATGTCTGAGCTCAAGCAATTTCACTCCCAAATCATCCGTTTCGGCCTCTCTACAGACAATAATGCAATCGGCCGTCTCATCAAATTCTGTGCTGTTTCCAAGTATGGAGATCTTCACTATGCTCttcttttattcaattcaaTCCCTTACCCAGATGCTTTTATTTACAATACTTTAATTAGAGGTTACTTACAGTCCGAATCCCCTAAGTCTTCCTTACTTTCGTATTTGCAAATGCTTCATAACTCTGTTCTTCCCAATAAATTCACATTCCCTTCTTTAATTCGTGCTTGCTGTATTGATAATGCTGTCAAAGAAGGGAAACAAATTCATGCCCATGTTGTTAAATTTGGTTTCACAACAGATAGATTTACGAAcaacaatttgattcatatgtATGCTAATTTTCAATCCTTGGAAGAAGCTAGAAGGGTGTTTGATTGTATTGAGTTACCTGATGTTGTAGCTTGGACTACTTTGCTTACTGGGTATGCTCAATTGGGATTTGTAGATGAAGGTTTACGAGTTTTCCAGTCGATGCCTGAACATAACTCTGCTTCTTGGAATGCTATGATATCTTGTTTTGTTCAAAACAATAGATTTCATGAGGCATTTAGTTTGTTTAATAGGATGAGATTAGAGAAAGTTGTTTTGGAGAAATATGTGGCTGCTAGTATGTTATCAGCTTGTACAGGATTAGGAGCACTTGAACAAGGGAAATGGATACATAGATACATTAAGAGAAATGGGATTGAATTGGATTCAAAACTTGCAACTACATTGATTGATATGTATTGTAAATGTGGTTGTTTGGATTGTGCTTTTGAAGTGTTTGTTCATTTACCTGAAAAAGGGATTTCTTCATGGAATTGTATGATTGGAGGGATGGCTATGCATGGGAAAGGAGAGGCTGCTATTGAACTTTTTAAAGAGATGGAGACCAAAACGGTGAAACCAGACAACATAACCTTCCTTAATGTACTAAGTGCTTGTGCCCACTCTGGATTAGTCGAAAAGGGGCGATACTATTTCTGTCATTTTACTCAAGTGTACGGTCTTGAACCCAGAGCTGAGCATTACGGATGCATGGTTGATTTGTACGGACGAGCCGGGATGTTGGAGGAAGCAATGAAGGTCATAAATGAGATGCCCATGAGTCCTGATGTAGGTGTGTTAGGTGCCTTTGTTGGAGCTTGTAAAATTCATGGGAACATAGAGTTGGGAGAGGAAATAGGGAAGAGAGTGATAGAACTAGAGCCTACAAATAGCGGGCGTTACGTACTACTCGGAAATCTATACGCCGAGGCAGGTAGATGGGAAGGTGTTGCAGAAGTAAGAAAGTTAATGAATGATAGAGAAGTGAAGAAGGCTGCTGGAGTTTCCATGATTGAATTGGAAGGTGTGGTGTATGAATTTATAGCAGGAGGAAGGAATCATCCTGAAGCAAAGGAAATTTATGCTAAACTTAATGATATGTTAGAATATATAAGAACTGAAGGATATGTAGCAGAGAATGGAATTGAGGAGGAGAAGGATAATCCTGTTTATTACCATAGTGAGAAACTGGCCATTGCTTTTGGGTTGCTCAAAACTAAAGCAGGGGAAATGCTTAGAATTACTAAGAATCTGAGGGTTTGTAAGGACTGTCACCAAGCTTTGAAGCTTGTTTCCAAggtttttcaaagaaaaatcattGTAAGAGACAGAAATCGTTTCCATCATTTTGCTACTGGAGAGTGTTCTTGTAATGATTATTGGTAA
- the LOC120072308 gene encoding pentatricopeptide repeat-containing protein At5g66520-like isoform X3: MQSAVSSNSVLFPNEGLRVFQSMPEHNSASWNAMISCFVQNNRFHEAFSLFNRMRLEKVVLEKYVAASMLSACTGLGALEQGKWIHRYIKRNGIELDSKLATTLIDMYCKCGCLDCAFEVFVHLPEKGISSWNCMIGGMAMHGKGEAAIELFKEMETKTVKPDNITFLNVLSACAHSGLVEKGRYYFCHFTQVYGLEPRAEHYGCMVDLYGRAGMLEEAMKVINEMPMSPDVGVLGAFVGACKIHGNIELGEEIGKRVIELEPTNSGRYVLLGNLYAEAGRWEGVAEVRKLMNDREVKKAAGVSMIELEGVVYEFIAGGRNHPEAKEIYAKLNDMLEYIRTEGYVAENGIEEEKDNPVYYHSEKLAIAFGLLKTKAGEMLRITKNLRVCKDCHQALKLVSKVFQRKIIVRDRNRFHHFATGECSCNDYW; the protein is encoded by the exons ATGCAATCGGCCGTCTCATCAAATTCTGTGCTGTTTCCAA ATGAAGGTTTACGAGTTTTCCAGTCGATGCCTGAACATAACTCTGCTTCTTGGAATGCTATGATATCTTGTTTTGTTCAAAACAATAGATTTCATGAGGCATTTAGTTTGTTTAATAGGATGAGATTAGAGAAAGTTGTTTTGGAGAAATATGTGGCTGCTAGTATGTTATCAGCTTGTACAGGATTAGGAGCACTTGAACAAGGGAAATGGATACATAGATACATTAAGAGAAATGGGATTGAATTGGATTCAAAACTTGCAACTACATTGATTGATATGTATTGTAAATGTGGTTGTTTGGATTGTGCTTTTGAAGTGTTTGTTCATTTACCTGAAAAAGGGATTTCTTCATGGAATTGTATGATTGGAGGGATGGCTATGCATGGGAAAGGAGAGGCTGCTATTGAACTTTTTAAAGAGATGGAGACCAAAACGGTGAAACCAGACAACATAACCTTCCTTAATGTACTAAGTGCTTGTGCCCACTCTGGATTAGTCGAAAAGGGGCGATACTATTTCTGTCATTTTACTCAAGTGTACGGTCTTGAACCCAGAGCTGAGCATTACGGATGCATGGTTGATTTGTACGGACGAGCCGGGATGTTGGAGGAAGCAATGAAGGTCATAAATGAGATGCCCATGAGTCCTGATGTAGGTGTGTTAGGTGCCTTTGTTGGAGCTTGTAAAATTCATGGGAACATAGAGTTGGGAGAGGAAATAGGGAAGAGAGTGATAGAACTAGAGCCTACAAATAGCGGGCGTTACGTACTACTCGGAAATCTATACGCCGAGGCAGGTAGATGGGAAGGTGTTGCAGAAGTAAGAAAGTTAATGAATGATAGAGAAGTGAAGAAGGCTGCTGGAGTTTCCATGATTGAATTGGAAGGTGTGGTGTATGAATTTATAGCAGGAGGAAGGAATCATCCTGAAGCAAAGGAAATTTATGCTAAACTTAATGATATGTTAGAATATATAAGAACTGAAGGATATGTAGCAGAGAATGGAATTGAGGAGGAGAAGGATAATCCTGTTTATTACCATAGTGAGAAACTGGCCATTGCTTTTGGGTTGCTCAAAACTAAAGCAGGGGAAATGCTTAGAATTACTAAGAATCTGAGGGTTTGTAAGGACTGTCACCAAGCTTTGAAGCTTGTTTCCAAggtttttcaaagaaaaatcattGTAAGAGACAGAAATCGTTTCCATCATTTTGCTACTGGAGAGTGTTCTTGTAATGATTATTGGTAA